The following coding sequences are from one Kosakonia sp. H02 window:
- a CDS encoding glycoside hydrolase family 1 protein, which yields MKYEFPANFWWGSACSALQTEGESEQGGKSATTWDAWFARQPWRFHQQVGPQATSTFYQHWRQDIALLKQLKHNSFRTSLSWARLIPDGTGEVNPQAVAFYNEVIDELLAQGITPFITLFHFDMPMVMQEKGGWESREVVQAFSRYAQLCFELFGDRVHHWFTFNEPIVPVEGGYLYDFHYPNVVDFKRAATVAYNTVLAHASAVRAFRAGHHPGEIGIVLNLTPSYPRSQHPADVKAAHCADLLFNRSFLDPVLRGEYPADLVALLKEHKQLPACQPDDIALIAEGKIDLLGINYYQPRRVKCRDSAVNPDSPFMPEWLFDYYEMPGRKMNPYRGWEIYEPGIYDIITNLRLNYGNPRCFISENGMGVENEQRFIENGQINDSYRINFVRDHLIWLHKGISEGCNCLGYHMWTFIDNWSWCNAYKNRYGFVQLDLETQQRTIKKSGEWFAATAETNGFTQD from the coding sequence ATGAAATATGAATTTCCCGCAAACTTCTGGTGGGGCAGCGCCTGCTCTGCGCTGCAAACCGAAGGGGAAAGCGAACAGGGCGGTAAAAGCGCAACGACATGGGATGCCTGGTTTGCCCGTCAGCCGTGGCGTTTTCACCAGCAGGTTGGGCCGCAGGCGACCTCGACGTTTTACCAACACTGGCGGCAGGATATCGCCCTGTTAAAGCAGCTTAAGCACAACAGTTTTCGCACCTCGCTGAGCTGGGCGCGCCTGATCCCGGATGGCACCGGTGAGGTGAACCCGCAGGCGGTGGCGTTTTATAACGAGGTGATCGACGAACTGCTGGCGCAAGGCATTACGCCGTTTATTACCCTGTTTCACTTCGATATGCCGATGGTGATGCAGGAGAAAGGCGGCTGGGAAAGCCGGGAAGTGGTGCAGGCATTTAGCCGCTATGCACAACTCTGTTTTGAATTATTCGGCGACCGGGTGCACCACTGGTTCACCTTTAACGAGCCGATTGTGCCAGTCGAAGGCGGTTATCTGTACGATTTCCACTACCCGAACGTGGTGGATTTCAAACGCGCCGCCACGGTGGCCTACAACACAGTGCTGGCCCACGCCAGCGCGGTACGGGCGTTTCGCGCCGGGCATCATCCCGGTGAAATTGGCATTGTGCTGAACCTGACGCCGTCCTATCCGCGCTCGCAACACCCGGCGGATGTGAAAGCGGCGCACTGTGCCGATTTGCTGTTTAACCGCAGTTTTCTCGACCCGGTACTGCGCGGCGAATATCCCGCTGATCTGGTGGCGCTGCTGAAAGAACATAAGCAGTTGCCCGCCTGCCAGCCGGACGATATTGCGCTGATTGCAGAAGGGAAAATCGACCTGCTCGGCATCAACTATTACCAGCCGCGGCGGGTAAAGTGCCGGGACAGCGCGGTCAATCCCGACTCGCCGTTTATGCCAGAGTGGTTGTTTGATTATTACGAGATGCCAGGCCGGAAAATGAACCCGTATCGCGGGTGGGAAATCTACGAACCGGGTATTTACGATATTATTACCAACCTGCGCCTGAATTACGGCAACCCACGCTGTTTTATTTCTGAAAACGGTATGGGCGTTGAGAATGAACAACGGTTTATTGAAAACGGGCAAATTAACGATAGCTACCGCATTAATTTTGTTCGCGATCACCTTATCTGGCTGCATAAAGGAATAAGCGAAGGCTGCAATTGTCTTGGCTACCATATGTGGACATTTATTGATAACTGGTCATGGTGTAATGCCTATAAAAACCGCTACGGTTTCGTGCAATTAGATTTAGAAACCCAACAACGTACCATTAAAAAAAGCGGAGAGTGGTTTGCTGCCACCGCCGAAACTAATGGTTTTACTCAGGATTGA
- a CDS encoding LacI family DNA-binding transcriptional regulator gives MSTINDVSRLAGVSKATVSRVLSGSRGVKEASRLAVLKAVEELNYRPNVIAQSLLSQSTGCIGVICAQENINQTTGYLYALEKHLSLNQKHLLLRFANNKAEVMSALDELTCGLCDDVLIIGARFPLIIDDENVILVDCVESADGTPNSIQFDRAFAAETACNYLISQSRRQIALIHPRNAAADHVLHGYKLALENNFLPFNRNLVFMDDTSSSVALQVLLNNATTLNFNALLVADEQEAQRVIPQLQAFNKSVPGDIMVFSLAGSLHLPGIPTIPAIEYSMDAMAARIVAWLNEKTQSVLGTYRVRGDLIIPEMRKR, from the coding sequence ATGTCAACAATCAACGATGTATCACGTTTAGCTGGGGTGTCAAAAGCCACAGTCTCACGGGTGTTGAGTGGTTCGCGCGGCGTCAAGGAAGCCAGTCGTCTCGCGGTACTGAAAGCGGTCGAAGAGCTGAATTATCGGCCCAATGTTATCGCGCAGTCATTGCTCAGCCAGTCGACAGGCTGCATCGGCGTTATCTGCGCCCAGGAAAATATCAACCAAACCACTGGCTACCTTTACGCGCTGGAAAAACATTTAAGTCTGAATCAGAAACATTTACTGCTGCGTTTCGCCAATAACAAAGCGGAGGTGATGAGTGCGCTGGACGAACTCACCTGCGGGCTGTGCGACGATGTGCTGATTATCGGCGCGCGTTTCCCGCTCATCATTGATGACGAGAATGTGATTCTGGTGGATTGTGTCGAGTCCGCCGACGGCACGCCCAACAGCATTCAATTCGATCGCGCTTTTGCCGCCGAAACCGCCTGTAACTACCTGATTAGCCAGAGCCGCCGACAGATTGCGCTGATCCACCCGCGCAATGCCGCTGCCGATCACGTGCTGCACGGCTATAAGCTGGCGCTGGAAAACAACTTTCTGCCATTTAACCGCAACCTGGTGTTTATGGATGATACGTCGTCTTCTGTGGCGCTCCAGGTGCTGCTCAATAACGCAACGACGTTGAATTTCAATGCGTTGCTGGTGGCCGACGAGCAAGAAGCGCAGCGGGTTATTCCGCAGTTGCAGGCGTTTAATAAATCGGTGCCGGGCGACATTATGGTCTTCAGCCTTGCGGGTTCATTACATTTGCCCGGTATTCCCACCATTCCGGCAATTGAATATTCCATGGATGCAATGGCCGCACGCATTGTGGCGTGGCTGAATGAGAAAACCCAAAGCGTATTGGGAACGTATCGCGTGCGCGGGGATTTGATTATTCCCGAAATGCGGAAACGGTAA
- a CDS encoding zinc-dependent alcohol dehydrogenase, with product MRALTYHGAHKVSVDNRPDPVIEASDDIILRVTATAICGSDLHLYHGKIPGTNHGDIFGHEFMGEVVETGAGVHAVSKGDRVVIPFVIACGECFFCKLHQYSACSETNSGKGAALNRKGITPPAALFGYSDLYGGIPGGQAEYVRVPKANTGPFKVPDTLSDEKVLFLSDILPTAWQAVKNAEVKQGSSVAIYGAGPVGLLTAACARLEGAEQIFMIDDSDYRLAFARDRYGVIPINFDKNDDPAEWIIENTPGHRGVDAVIDAVGFEAKGSTTETVLSTLKIEGSSGKVLRQAIAAVRRGGIVSVPGVYAGFIHAFMFGDAFDKGLTFKMGQTHVQAFLPDLLPLIESGHLKPEEIVTHHLPLEEAARGYDIFDKHAEDCRKVILVPGLSTAKATI from the coding sequence ATGAGAGCACTTACTTATCACGGCGCACATAAAGTCAGTGTCGATAACCGACCCGATCCGGTTATCGAAGCTTCAGATGATATTATTCTTCGCGTGACCGCAACGGCGATTTGCGGTTCGGATCTGCACCTCTACCACGGCAAAATTCCCGGGACGAATCATGGCGATATCTTCGGTCACGAGTTTATGGGCGAAGTGGTGGAAACCGGGGCGGGCGTTCACGCGGTCAGCAAAGGCGATCGGGTGGTTATCCCTTTTGTGATTGCCTGCGGTGAGTGTTTTTTCTGCAAACTTCACCAATATTCTGCCTGTTCGGAAACCAACAGCGGCAAAGGCGCAGCCCTCAATCGCAAAGGTATTACGCCACCGGCGGCGCTGTTCGGCTATAGCGATCTGTATGGCGGCATTCCGGGCGGCCAGGCGGAATATGTCCGCGTGCCAAAAGCCAATACCGGGCCATTTAAAGTCCCTGACACGCTGTCCGACGAAAAAGTGCTGTTTCTCTCCGATATCCTCCCCACAGCGTGGCAGGCGGTAAAAAACGCCGAAGTGAAACAGGGCTCAAGCGTGGCGATTTACGGTGCGGGGCCGGTGGGGCTTCTCACTGCGGCCTGCGCTCGCCTGGAAGGGGCGGAACAGATCTTTATGATTGATGACAGCGACTATCGGCTGGCGTTTGCCCGCGATCGCTATGGCGTTATTCCCATCAACTTTGACAAAAACGATGACCCCGCCGAGTGGATAATCGAAAACACCCCAGGCCATCGCGGTGTCGATGCAGTGATTGATGCCGTAGGCTTTGAAGCCAAAGGCAGCACCACTGAAACTGTGCTCAGCACCCTGAAAATCGAAGGCAGCAGCGGAAAAGTGTTGCGCCAGGCCATCGCCGCGGTGCGTCGTGGCGGTATTGTCAGCGTGCCGGGCGTGTATGCCGGGTTTATCCATGCCTTTATGTTTGGCGATGCCTTTGACAAAGGGCTGACCTTTAAAATGGGCCAGACACATGTGCAAGCGTTTTTGCCAGACTTGCTGCCGCTCATCGAATCCGGTCATCTCAAACCGGAAGAGATTGTCACCCACCATTTACCGCTGGAAGAAGCTGCCCGTGGCTATGACATCTTTGATAAACATGCCGAAGATTGCCGCAAAGTGATCCTCGTGCCGGGTCTCAGCACGGCAAAAGCGACGATTTAA
- a CDS encoding PTS sugar transporter subunit IIB has product MFRIMLCCSAGMSTSLLVRKMEEAAKARDIPVEIDAYGVAEFDTQFPRYQVVLLGPQVKYMLKTLAEKAAAQGIPVQPIDPMDYGMQRGNEVLDYALSLIEAAH; this is encoded by the coding sequence ATGTTCAGGATCATGTTGTGTTGTTCGGCCGGTATGTCCACCAGTTTGCTGGTCAGGAAAATGGAAGAAGCCGCGAAGGCGCGCGATATCCCGGTTGAGATCGACGCGTACGGCGTAGCTGAATTTGACACGCAGTTTCCGCGTTACCAGGTCGTGCTTCTCGGTCCACAAGTTAAATACATGTTAAAAACGCTGGCAGAAAAGGCCGCCGCTCAGGGCATTCCGGTACAACCCATCGACCCGATGGATTACGGCATGCAACGTGGCAATGAGGTACTGGACTATGCTTTGTCGCTAATTGAAGCGGCGCATTAA
- the nfsB gene encoding oxygen-insensitive NAD(P)H nitroreductase, with product MTLDDAVIARHTVKAYEPGQTVPQDKIDTLLNVLQNSPSSVNSQPWHFVVASSAEGRAAMAKAATSAFAYNEPKILNASHVIAFCMRSDLDEQHLQKVLAQEEKDGRFVADGAKAGQDKSRRSYVDLHRYEQRDLPQWMEKQVYLALGGLLLGAAMLGIDATPMEGIDQRALDLSLGLREKGLTSVMLVSLGVRSEKDFNAALPKSRLPRDEIFTFI from the coding sequence ATGACCCTTGATGATGCCGTTATTGCCCGCCATACCGTGAAAGCCTATGAACCCGGCCAGACCGTGCCGCAGGATAAAATCGACACGCTGCTAAACGTGCTGCAAAACAGCCCCTCTTCTGTTAACTCGCAGCCGTGGCACTTTGTGGTTGCCTCCAGCGCAGAAGGCCGCGCAGCAATGGCAAAAGCCGCCACCAGCGCCTTCGCCTATAACGAACCCAAAATTTTGAACGCGTCCCATGTGATTGCGTTCTGCATGCGTAGCGATCTGGATGAGCAGCATCTGCAAAAAGTGCTGGCGCAGGAAGAGAAAGATGGCCGTTTTGTGGCCGATGGCGCGAAAGCAGGCCAGGACAAGAGCCGCCGCTCCTATGTTGATCTGCATCGCTATGAGCAGCGCGACCTGCCGCAGTGGATGGAAAAACAGGTTTACCTGGCGCTCGGCGGCCTGCTGCTGGGTGCGGCAATGCTCGGCATTGACGCCACGCCAATGGAAGGCATTGACCAGCGCGCGCTGGATCTGTCCCTGGGCCTGCGTGAAAAAGGGCTGACCAGCGTGATGCTGGTGTCACTCGGCGTGCGCAGCGAAAAAGACTTCAACGCCGCGCTGCCAAAATCCCGCCTGCCGCGCGACGAAATTTTTACCTTTATCTAA
- a CDS encoding LysR family transcriptional regulator codes for MIRLEDVTLFVRSAALGSFSNAAREAGLLPGQVSAAVHRLERDLDKRLFVRSTRSLRLTAEGEKYLPFAQEMLEVVHAGAESLHSGDNEPQGELRVAMPSDLGRNVLLPLIGRFCEHYPKVSLRLSLSDQISDVFRDPVDIAIRYGVLDNNSYVALPLAEDNRRVLAASPGYLAKHGRPQTLDEVVNHHCLLFTMNSQVYDKWIFPENGMRRQLIVKSRMLCDDADVARRWAVEGMGIVYKSWIDISADVLAGRLDVLLPQHPGEAAPLNLICPHRKQFSPAIRHLHRVLREHLQPVTALLQSHPAFKPHG; via the coding sequence ATGATTCGGCTGGAAGATGTCACGCTGTTCGTTCGCTCGGCGGCACTGGGCAGTTTTTCAAACGCCGCGCGCGAAGCGGGGCTGCTGCCGGGGCAGGTCAGCGCGGCGGTTCACCGGCTGGAGCGGGATCTCGATAAGCGCCTGTTTGTACGCTCGACGCGCAGTTTGCGCCTCACCGCCGAGGGGGAAAAATACCTGCCTTTTGCCCAGGAGATGCTGGAGGTGGTGCATGCCGGTGCGGAAAGCCTGCACAGTGGCGATAACGAACCGCAGGGCGAACTGCGCGTGGCGATGCCTTCCGACCTGGGCCGCAACGTTTTGTTGCCGCTGATTGGTCGTTTTTGCGAGCACTACCCGAAAGTGTCGCTGCGCCTGTCTTTGTCCGATCAAATCAGTGATGTGTTTCGTGACCCGGTGGATATCGCTATTCGTTACGGGGTGCTGGATAACAACAGCTATGTAGCGCTACCGCTCGCTGAGGATAACCGCCGCGTACTTGCCGCGTCGCCCGGCTATCTGGCGAAACATGGCAGGCCGCAAACGCTGGATGAAGTGGTGAATCACCACTGTTTGCTGTTCACCATGAACAGCCAGGTGTACGACAAATGGATCTTCCCGGAAAACGGCATGCGCCGTCAGCTCATTGTTAAAAGCCGGATGCTGTGCGATGACGCAGATGTCGCCCGGCGCTGGGCGGTTGAGGGGATGGGCATTGTCTATAAATCCTGGATCGATATCAGCGCCGATGTACTGGCCGGGCGGCTGGACGTACTGCTGCCGCAACATCCCGGCGAGGCCGCGCCGCTGAACCTGATTTGCCCGCATCGCAAGCAGTTTTCGCCTGCCATCCGCCATCTTCACCGCGTCCTGCGCGAACACTTACAGCCTGTGACCGCGCTGCTGCAAAGTCATCCGGCGTTTAAACCGCACGGATGA
- a CDS encoding PTS lactose/cellobiose transporter subunit IIA, translating to MVALEEAVMEIIVNAGQSRSLCFEALRSAREGNMEEAKLLLQEADGYARQAHQMQTKLIEQDAGEARQPMTLIMVHAQDHLMTSLLARELSEEIIQLYQRN from the coding sequence ATGGTCGCACTTGAAGAAGCGGTAATGGAAATTATCGTCAATGCCGGTCAGTCGCGCAGCCTCTGCTTTGAAGCGCTGCGTTCGGCGCGCGAAGGCAACATGGAAGAAGCAAAACTGTTGTTACAGGAAGCCGATGGCTACGCGCGTCAGGCGCACCAGATGCAAACCAAATTAATTGAACAGGATGCCGGTGAAGCCCGGCAGCCCATGACCTTAATTATGGTGCATGCGCAGGATCATTTAATGACGTCGTTATTAGCCCGTGAATTATCCGAGGAGATTATTCAGCTTTATCAGCGTAACTGA
- a CDS encoding carbohydrate porin, giving the protein MKINKKLPVALAVAATLCSGSVFAQEFTQEQIDAIVAKAVDKALAERQAKMDAAINQKADVVVEPQSAAQTPDMAIPYGVKFSGYARYGAHFQSGDQKYVGVDGSYNGASAIGRLGNEGNGGEFQLSKAFKGDNGAIWDINVMFDHWGDEVNLKKAYAGVTNLLASNPNAYFWAGRDFHQRPQQGINDYFWMNHDGQGAGVKNFDIGGVQFDVAAVGSVESCSPEVMEDESNPSRITCTGSSNVGDKGNYAVTSKVHGMKVGPLDLEIYANYGFDSKAVDRDERLHAWQGGVVLSHTNDHGVNKVIARYSDNSDNSVFNKTDDLTAIYTSFEGSYKFTQQTQVDYLLAYHDYDNSTIKTDNRRNYGAIVRPMHWWNDVHSTWLELGYQRVDYDDGGDNHGWKATLSQNISIAMGPEFRPMLRFYVTGGEVDNKRTARVNGTNDTSLDSLNIGAMWEAWW; this is encoded by the coding sequence ATGAAGATAAATAAAAAACTTCCAGTGGCGCTGGCGGTTGCGGCTACGCTTTGCTCTGGATCCGTCTTCGCACAAGAATTTACGCAAGAGCAAATTGACGCCATCGTGGCAAAAGCGGTGGATAAAGCACTGGCAGAGCGCCAGGCCAAAATGGATGCGGCAATAAACCAAAAAGCCGATGTGGTGGTCGAGCCACAAAGCGCGGCGCAAACGCCGGATATGGCAATTCCTTACGGCGTGAAGTTCAGCGGTTACGCCCGTTACGGCGCGCACTTCCAGTCTGGCGATCAGAAATACGTTGGCGTTGATGGGTCGTACAACGGCGCGTCGGCGATTGGTCGTCTGGGTAACGAAGGCAACGGCGGCGAATTCCAGCTCTCAAAAGCGTTTAAAGGCGACAACGGCGCAATCTGGGACATCAACGTGATGTTCGATCACTGGGGCGATGAAGTTAACCTGAAAAAAGCCTATGCCGGGGTAACTAACCTGCTGGCTTCCAACCCGAATGCTTACTTCTGGGCGGGGCGTGATTTCCACCAGCGTCCGCAACAGGGTATCAACGACTACTTCTGGATGAACCACGACGGCCAGGGCGCAGGGGTGAAAAACTTCGATATCGGCGGCGTACAGTTTGACGTTGCCGCCGTCGGCTCTGTGGAATCCTGTAGCCCGGAAGTGATGGAAGACGAATCCAACCCGTCGCGCATTACCTGTACCGGCAGCTCCAACGTTGGCGATAAAGGCAACTATGCGGTGACCTCGAAAGTTCACGGTATGAAAGTCGGGCCGCTCGATCTGGAAATTTACGCCAACTACGGCTTCGATTCGAAAGCGGTCGATCGCGATGAACGCCTGCATGCCTGGCAGGGCGGCGTGGTGCTGAGCCACACCAACGACCACGGCGTTAACAAAGTGATCGCCCGCTACTCTGACAATTCAGATAACAGCGTATTTAACAAAACCGACGATCTGACGGCGATTTACACCAGCTTTGAAGGCAGCTACAAGTTCACGCAACAAACTCAGGTGGACTATCTGCTCGCCTACCATGATTACGACAACAGCACCATTAAAACGGATAACCGCCGCAACTACGGCGCGATTGTTCGCCCGATGCACTGGTGGAACGATGTGCACTCAACCTGGCTGGAACTGGGTTATCAGCGCGTAGATTATGATGACGGCGGCGATAACCACGGCTGGAAAGCCACCCTGTCGCAGAACATCTCGATTGCGATGGGACCGGAGTTCCGCCCGATGCTGCGTTTCTACGTGACCGGCGGCGAAGTGGATAACAAACGCACCGCGCGCGTCAACGGCACCAACGATACCTCGCTGGACTCCCTCAACATCGGCGCGATGTGGGAAGCCTGGTGGTAA
- a CDS encoding EamA family transporter: MSSTKKGMLYVLAAAVLWGSSGVCAQYIMEKSHISSPWLTMTRLLFTGVILLTLSFVHGDKVFTILQNRKDALSLLFFSLFGAMVVQLSFLMTIEQSNAATATVLQFLSPTIIVTWFALVRKARPTLPVTAAILTSLIGTFLLVTHGNLTSLSISQQALFWGIVSAFSAAFYTTYPSALIARYGTLPIVGWSMLLAGLMLTPFFAGQGNDFVVDGRLLMAFFYLVVIGTALTFSLYLKGAQMIGGSKASILSCAEPLSSALLSVALLGVAFTLPDWLGTLLIVSSVVLISLDSRRKMRAA, translated from the coding sequence ATGAGTTCGACAAAAAAAGGGATGCTATACGTACTGGCGGCGGCGGTGTTATGGGGCAGTTCCGGGGTATGCGCCCAGTACATTATGGAGAAAAGTCATATTTCGTCGCCGTGGTTAACCATGACGCGGCTGCTGTTCACCGGCGTGATTTTGTTGACGCTCTCGTTTGTTCATGGCGACAAGGTTTTCACTATTCTGCAAAACCGCAAAGACGCGCTGAGCCTGCTCTTCTTCTCGCTGTTTGGCGCAATGGTGGTGCAACTCAGCTTCCTGATGACGATTGAGCAATCCAACGCGGCCACCGCTACAGTGCTGCAATTTCTCTCGCCGACGATTATCGTCACGTGGTTTGCGCTGGTGCGAAAAGCCCGCCCCACGCTGCCGGTCACGGCGGCGATCCTGACCTCGCTTATTGGCACATTCCTGTTAGTGACGCATGGCAATCTGACGTCGCTGTCTATTTCGCAACAGGCGCTGTTCTGGGGCATTGTTTCGGCGTTTTCCGCCGCGTTTTATACTACTTACCCTTCGGCGCTCATTGCCCGTTACGGTACGTTGCCGATTGTCGGCTGGAGTATGTTGCTGGCGGGTCTGATGTTAACGCCGTTTTTCGCCGGGCAGGGGAATGATTTTGTAGTCGATGGCCGCCTGTTAATGGCCTTTTTCTACCTGGTCGTGATCGGCACGGCGCTGACGTTCAGTTTGTATTTGAAAGGCGCGCAGATGATTGGCGGCTCGAAAGCCAGCATTTTAAGCTGCGCCGAACCGCTCAGCAGCGCCCTGCTTTCCGTGGCGCTGCTCGGCGTGGCGTTCACACTGCCGGATTGGTTAGGCACGCTGTTGATTGTCTCGTCAGTGGTGCTGATCTCGCTCGATTCGCGCCGCAAAATGCGCGCCGCGTGA
- a CDS encoding aldo/keto reductase, which yields MALRSLGTTGLQIPSLVFGGNVFGWTVDEKQSFSLLDALLEKGFTAIDTADVYSAWAPGNKGGESETIIGKWLAAHPGNREKITLFTKVGADLGEPGKKGLSARWIEQAVDDSLRRLQTDYIDLYFSHWPDSETPYDETLGAYEKLLKAGKIRAVGASNLNAEQLAESLKVADAKGLPRYQVLQPEYNLYDRASFEGALQDLTVRENIGVVTYYSLASGFLSGKYRSENDLDQSQRGQGIAKYLNPRGFAILDALDSVAANHNVKPAEVALAWLIHQPGVTAPIASATKLAHIDSFVTAVSLTLSTDEIAALNKAGA from the coding sequence ATGGCTTTACGTTCATTAGGCACCACGGGTTTACAGATCCCATCCCTCGTTTTTGGCGGTAATGTTTTTGGCTGGACCGTCGATGAAAAACAGAGCTTCAGTTTACTGGACGCCTTGCTGGAAAAAGGCTTCACCGCCATTGATACGGCGGATGTCTATTCGGCGTGGGCGCCGGGTAATAAAGGCGGTGAATCGGAAACGATTATTGGTAAATGGCTGGCTGCGCACCCCGGTAACCGTGAAAAGATCACCCTGTTCACGAAAGTAGGCGCCGATCTGGGCGAACCGGGTAAAAAAGGGCTTTCTGCGCGCTGGATAGAGCAGGCGGTTGACGACTCGCTGCGTCGCCTGCAAACGGATTATATCGATCTCTATTTCTCGCACTGGCCGGATAGCGAAACGCCGTATGATGAAACCCTCGGCGCATATGAAAAATTGCTGAAAGCCGGGAAAATCCGCGCGGTTGGCGCATCCAATCTTAATGCTGAACAACTGGCGGAATCGCTGAAAGTGGCGGACGCAAAAGGGCTGCCTCGCTACCAGGTGCTGCAACCGGAATATAATCTCTACGATCGCGCAAGCTTTGAGGGCGCGTTGCAGGATTTAACGGTGCGGGAAAATATCGGCGTGGTGACTTATTACAGCCTGGCGTCCGGGTTTCTGTCCGGCAAATACCGCAGCGAGAACGATCTTGACCAGAGCCAGCGCGGCCAGGGAATCGCCAAATACCTGAACCCGCGCGGTTTCGCCATTCTTGATGCGCTGGATAGCGTTGCAGCGAACCATAATGTGAAACCCGCCGAAGTCGCGCTGGCCTGGCTTATCCATCAACCGGGCGTTACCGCCCCGATCGCCAGCGCCACCAAACTCGCCCATATCGACAGCTTTGTCACCGCCGTATCGTTAACACTCTCTACAGACGAGATTGCCGCGCTGAATAAAGCGGGCGCGTAA
- a CDS encoding PTS transporter subunit EIIC, producing the protein MSSFYQSMITTIEQTITPLAGRLGQQKYVIAIRDGFTAALPFMIIGSFMLVFIFPPFSADTTVGFARAWLDFSTEYREQLMLPFNLSMGVMTFFISVGIGASLGRQFNLDPVMTGLLAFMAFLLVAAPYADGKISTQYLSGQGIFTALITAIYSSRVYAWLKDHKITIRLPKEVPTGVARSFEILIPVLVIIATLHPLNLFIEAQTGMILPQAIMHLLEPLVSASDSLPAILLSVLLCQIFWFAGIHGSLIVTGIMNPFWMANLSANQAALAAGAALPHVYLQGFWDHYLLIGGVGSTLPLAFLLLRSRVAHLRTIGKMGVVPSFFNINEPILFGAPIIMNPMLFIPFVCVPLVNAVLAYVATKMGLLAQVVSLTPWTTPAPIGASWAANWAFSPVVMCLICMVMSALMYLPFLRAYEHSLMKAEEQKAQSSAPMAGTVSSN; encoded by the coding sequence ATGAGTTCCTTCTATCAATCAATGATTACGACTATAGAGCAAACCATTACGCCGCTGGCCGGTCGTCTTGGGCAGCAGAAGTACGTTATCGCCATCCGCGACGGTTTTACCGCCGCACTGCCGTTTATGATAATCGGCTCGTTTATGCTGGTGTTTATCTTCCCGCCGTTTTCCGCCGACACCACCGTCGGTTTTGCCCGCGCGTGGCTTGATTTCTCGACTGAATACCGCGAACAACTGATGCTGCCGTTTAACCTCAGCATGGGCGTGATGACCTTCTTTATCTCCGTCGGGATTGGCGCAAGTCTGGGTCGCCAGTTTAATCTCGACCCGGTAATGACCGGGCTGCTGGCGTTTATGGCGTTCCTGCTGGTCGCCGCACCCTATGCTGATGGCAAAATCTCCACCCAATATCTCTCGGGTCAGGGCATTTTTACCGCGCTTATCACCGCCATCTACTCGTCGCGCGTTTATGCCTGGCTGAAAGATCACAAGATAACCATTCGCCTGCCGAAAGAGGTGCCGACCGGCGTGGCCCGCTCGTTTGAAATCCTCATTCCGGTGCTGGTGATCATCGCCACGCTGCATCCGCTGAACCTGTTTATTGAAGCGCAAACGGGGATGATCCTGCCGCAGGCGATTATGCACCTGCTGGAGCCGCTGGTATCGGCTTCCGATTCCCTGCCAGCTATTCTGCTCTCTGTGCTGCTGTGCCAGATTTTCTGGTTCGCCGGCATCCACGGCTCGCTGATTGTCACCGGCATCATGAACCCGTTCTGGATGGCAAACCTTTCAGCTAACCAGGCCGCGCTGGCGGCGGGCGCAGCATTGCCGCATGTTTATCTGCAAGGGTTCTGGGATCACTATTTGCTGATTGGCGGCGTCGGTTCCACCCTTCCGCTGGCTTTCCTGCTGCTGCGCAGCCGCGTCGCGCATCTGCGTACCATCGGCAAAATGGGCGTGGTGCCGAGCTTTTTTAACATCAACGAACCTATTTTGTTCGGCGCGCCGATCATCATGAACCCGATGCTGTTTATCCCGTTTGTCTGCGTGCCGCTGGTGAACGCCGTACTGGCTTACGTCGCCACCAAAATGGGCCTGCTGGCACAAGTCGTTTCGCTGACGCCGTGGACCACGCCCGCGCCGATCGGTGCGTCCTGGGCCGCAAACTGGGCCTTCAGCCCGGTGGTGATGTGCCTGATTTGTATGGTGATGTCCGCCCTGATGTACCTGCCATTCCTGCGTGCTTACGAGCACTCACTGATGAAAGCAGAAGAACAAAAAGCGCAGAGCAGCGCCCCGATGGCGGGAACCGTCAGCAGTAATTAA